The nucleotide sequence GAATGAAAAAGTTTGTCGGGCGGCCCCTGCTCAACCACAGACCCGTCTTCCATAAACACGACCCGGTCGGCCACCTCGGCGGCAAAGCCCATCTCGTGGGTCACGATGAGCATGGTCATGCCGTCGCCAGCAAGGCTGCGCATAACCTGCAGCACATCGCCCACCAGCTCGGGGTCAAGGGCTGATGTCGGCTCGTCAAACAGCATGATGCGCGGCTCCATGGCGAGGGCACGGGCAATGGCTACCCGCTGCTGCTGCCCGCCGGAGAGCTTGGCCGGGTAACTGTGCGCCTTTTCCGCAAGGCCCACGCGTTCAAGGCATTCCATGCCCTTTTTTTCCGCCGTCGCGCGGGGCTTGCCCGCAACGGAAATGAGCGCCTCGGTGACGTTTTCCATTGCCGTCATGTGCGGCCACAGGTTGAAATGCTGAAAAACCATGCCCAGATCACGCCTGCTGTCGCGGATGCGCGCCTCGCCAGCCCGGCGGCGGGTGCCGTTGTATTGCATCTCGTAGCCCATCAGCGCGCCTTCAACCAAAATTTCGCCCTCGTCGTAGACTTCCAGAAAATTTACGCAGCGCAGCAGGGTGCTCTTGCCTGAACCCGAGGGGCCTATAAGACAGACGACCTCTCTGGGCATCACTTCCATATCTATGCCCTGAAGCACCTCATGTTGCCCATACCGCTTACGCACATCGCTGATCTTGATGGCCGGGGTGATTGTTTCTTCCATGGGCGTGTTCTCCTTTAGCGCGTCAGATGCCTGGTCAGGCGTGCTTCGGCCTTGCCGGACACGACGGCCACGGCCTCGGATATTATCCAGTAGAGCAGGGCCAGCAGGCAAAGCGGCATGACGATTTCAAAGCTGATGTTCATGATGCGGGTGGCTGTTTTGGTCAGCTCCGCCACCGTGATGATGGACAGCACGGCCGAATCCTTGATGAGCGTGATGATCTGGTTGACGGCGGGCGGCAGCACTATCTGCGCCATTTGCGGCAGCTCTATGCGCCACAGCCTGCGCCACGGGCGTATGCCCAGACAGTGGGCCGCCTCGCGTTGACCCTCGGGGATGGATTCAAACCCGGCGCGGAAGATTTCGCAAAAATACGCCGCCGCGTACAAGGACATGCCCAGCATGCCCGCTGGCTCAGCATCCAGCACTATGCCGACGC is from Desulfovibrio desulfuricans and encodes:
- a CDS encoding amino acid ABC transporter permease encodes the protein MDALTTFLLRWQSFLAENGADFAAALWVTIRISLVAIVCGLILGFAAELGRRICPWLRRPVACYVEFFRGTPLLIQLYLLYYGGPRVGIVLDAEPAGMLGMSLYAAAYFCEIFRAGFESIPEGQREAAHCLGIRPWRRLWRIELPQMAQIVLPPAVNQIITLIKDSAVLSIITVAELTKTATRIMNISFEIVMPLCLLALLYWIISEAVAVVSGKAEARLTRHLTR
- a CDS encoding amino acid ABC transporter ATP-binding protein, whose product is MEETITPAIKISDVRKRYGQHEVLQGIDMEVMPREVVCLIGPSGSGKSTLLRCVNFLEVYDEGEILVEGALMGYEMQYNGTRRRAGEARIRDSRRDLGMVFQHFNLWPHMTAMENVTEALISVAGKPRATAEKKGMECLERVGLAEKAHSYPAKLSGGQQQRVAIARALAMEPRIMLFDEPTSALDPELVGDVLQVMRSLAGDGMTMLIVTHEMGFAAEVADRVVFMEDGSVVEQGPPDKLFHSPESPRLAAFLKSWTHRNGQVA